The proteins below come from a single Branchiostoma floridae strain S238N-H82 chromosome 5, Bfl_VNyyK, whole genome shotgun sequence genomic window:
- the LOC118416285 gene encoding histidine N-alpha-methyltransferase-like, with amino-acid sequence MSSIDQDSVVLILATEIMTAVYYIEQVSRELEREYSALTVEPFGGLFMDGLRHVAGRPEPKLVLFLGNSLGNVPIDEQVAMVKEVRGHLSAGDRLVLGLDMNVDRKTLLKGYRAENSQGLSPFLNNFIDRLNKDFDGDMDKTKFEDTVDFVQSPAEGDTPSYIRKYLKSSESQRVHLGKLGLTVGFPAGEKLYLSEGPNYSCKFSQHQVRRLAEKSGFAVKGLWANEEAKFCLVCLAPNEDIAA; translated from the exons ATGTCTTCCATAGATCAAGACAGTGTGGTCTTGATTTTAGCCACAGAGATCATGACAGCTGTCT ACTACATCGAGCAAGTCTCGCGAGAGCTGGAGCGAGAGTACAGCGCCCTGACGGTGGAGCCCTTTGGTGGACTGTTCATGGACGGATTACGTCACGTTGCTGGGCGACCGGAGCCCAAGCTGGTCCTGTTCCTAGGCAACAGTCTCGGGAACGTCCCCATCGATGAGCAGGTTGCCATGGTgaaggaggtcagaggtcatctcAGCG CTGGCGACAGGCTCGTGTTGGGACTGGACATGAACGTCGACCGGAAGACCCTGCTGAAAGGCTACCGTGCCGAGAACTCACAAGGGCTGTCTCCGTTCTTAAACAACTTCATCGACCGCCTGAACAAG GACTTTGACGGAGACATGGATAAGACGAAGTTTGAAGACACGGTCGACTTCGTGCAGAGCCCTGCTGAAGGAGACACGCCGAGCTATATCCGAAAATACCTGAAAAGTTCCGAATCGCAACGCGTGCACCTGG GAAAGCTCGGCCTCACTGTTGGCTTCCCGGCCGGCGAGAAGCTTTACCTGTCTGAAGGTCCTAACTACAGCTGCAAATTCAGCCAGCATCAGGTGCGCCGTCTGGCGGAGAAGAGCGGCTTTGCAGTGAAAGGCCTCTGGGCTAACGAAGAGGCAAAATTCTGCTTGGTGTGCCTAGCCCCAAATGAAGACATAGCTGCATGA